The Sulfurospirillum halorespirans DSM 13726 genome has a window encoding:
- a CDS encoding pyridine nucleotide-disulfide oxidoreductase/dicluster-binding protein yields MDLDALLEISNHCIHSEPPVCVASCPVHMDVIAFAYEIEKGDFAKAYKVMEAKIPFSRLIGKICDHPCEKVCVRQAVGGSIRISELEKTVIDLGYTSPKRPLLMPKNKGTIAIIGGGLSGCVTAIELDKKGYKVSIYEKTDRLGGSLWAYEGQGLETAIIEEELSMISKKGITVCYNTEVTEENLKNYSEKYDAIYLGTGIWSEVYTIHPETFQVNDSSLFVGGKLQTQNQSIIFSASSGKRAAISIDRYITKTSMSASREREGVFETKLDYKTDTAKPTQPVVKRASLYSENEAQEEASRCLKCQCDACIKACVHMQRFSITPDRYIRSINHNERIVLGTRSANLMINSCTECGLCKEVCPIGIGMADIIHATRQSMVERGKMPISAHDFALKDMQFSHSDYFSMVRKQPSKEQSKNLFYYPVIAFSQYARGLYKGSGKTGYLFYPGCQLSSTHTDYIGAIYKHLVGVIKEKDADNDVGLYLGCCGAPADWAGRLDLIPQSIEKIHTTWKEMGEPTFILACSSCASTFEKYLPMIKTISLWEVFTSFGLPEVDIKKGKRELCIHDACATRHNSAIHESVRSIVKTLGYTIQELEYSKEKAKCCGYGGLVACANPDQAEDFVKDRIDESEHDVLVYCAMCKDMLVKGNKRAYHILDIIYGNEINHDAPQKMPTLSERQNNRKRLKQQLLKEIWNEEESDMSKTYDFTLHISDEITALMEKRFILLSDVEKVVEHSLTCKERFYNPETMDFLARLRVQNVTFWVKYEESGSDITVKDVYSHRMEVVEG; encoded by the coding sequence ATGGATTTAGACGCATTATTAGAGATCAGCAATCACTGTATTCATTCAGAACCTCCCGTATGCGTGGCATCGTGTCCGGTTCATATGGATGTGATTGCTTTTGCTTACGAAATTGAAAAAGGTGATTTTGCTAAAGCGTATAAGGTGATGGAAGCCAAAATACCCTTTAGCAGACTTATTGGAAAAATCTGCGACCACCCTTGTGAGAAGGTCTGTGTGCGACAAGCGGTGGGTGGAAGTATCCGCATCAGCGAACTGGAAAAAACCGTTATTGATTTAGGGTATACGAGTCCTAAAAGACCACTGCTTATGCCCAAAAATAAAGGCACCATTGCGATTATTGGTGGGGGACTCAGCGGATGTGTTACAGCAATTGAGCTGGATAAAAAAGGCTATAAAGTCAGTATTTACGAAAAAACAGACCGTTTAGGTGGAAGCCTTTGGGCGTATGAAGGTCAAGGGTTAGAGACCGCTATTATCGAAGAAGAACTCTCCATGATTTCTAAAAAAGGGATTACGGTTTGTTATAACACGGAAGTGACTGAAGAAAATCTGAAAAATTATAGTGAAAAATACGATGCCATTTATTTAGGAACAGGCATTTGGAGCGAAGTGTATACCATTCATCCTGAGACTTTTCAAGTCAATGATTCTTCCTTGTTTGTGGGTGGAAAACTTCAAACGCAAAACCAGTCTATTATCTTTTCTGCAAGTTCAGGAAAAAGAGCGGCCATTTCGATAGACCGCTACATTACGAAAACCTCGATGAGTGCTTCTAGGGAGCGTGAGGGTGTTTTTGAAACGAAACTAGATTATAAAACGGATACTGCAAAACCGACTCAGCCTGTGGTAAAAAGAGCCTCTCTTTACTCTGAAAATGAAGCACAAGAGGAAGCAAGTAGGTGTCTTAAATGCCAATGTGATGCCTGCATTAAAGCCTGTGTGCATATGCAACGCTTTTCCATCACACCTGATCGCTATATTAGGAGTATCAATCACAACGAACGCATTGTTTTAGGAACACGCAGTGCTAATTTGATGATTAACTCCTGTACGGAGTGTGGCTTGTGTAAAGAGGTCTGTCCTATCGGCATTGGTATGGCTGACATCATACACGCTACAAGACAGAGCATGGTTGAACGCGGTAAAATGCCCATCTCAGCGCATGATTTTGCCCTTAAAGATATGCAGTTTAGCCACAGCGATTACTTCTCAATGGTTCGTAAACAACCAAGCAAAGAACAATCTAAAAATCTTTTTTACTACCCTGTCATTGCCTTTTCGCAGTATGCACGAGGTTTATACAAAGGATCTGGAAAAACGGGCTATCTTTTTTACCCAGGCTGTCAGCTGAGTTCCACGCACACGGATTATATTGGCGCTATTTACAAACATTTGGTGGGCGTTATTAAAGAGAAAGATGCTGATAACGATGTCGGTCTTTATTTAGGCTGTTGTGGTGCTCCTGCGGATTGGGCAGGAAGGCTTGATCTGATACCCCAAAGTATTGAAAAAATTCACACAACATGGAAAGAGATGGGTGAGCCAACCTTTATCCTCGCCTGTTCGAGCTGTGCTTCAACATTTGAGAAATACCTGCCGATGATTAAAACCATCTCATTGTGGGAAGTGTTTACCTCATTCGGTTTGCCTGAGGTGGATATTAAAAAAGGTAAGCGAGAGCTTTGCATTCACGATGCGTGTGCGACGAGGCATAATTCGGCGATTCATGAAAGTGTACGAAGCATTGTGAAAACTTTAGGTTATACCATCCAAGAGCTTGAATACTCCAAAGAAAAAGCGAAATGTTGCGGTTATGGCGGTTTAGTTGCCTGTGCCAATCCTGATCAAGCGGAGGATTTTGTGAAAGACCGCATTGATGAGAGCGAGCACGATGTGCTGGTGTATTGCGCGATGTGCAAAGATATGTTGGTCAAAGGCAATAAACGGGCGTATCATATTTTGGACATTATTTATGGCAATGAAATCAACCATGATGCGCCTCAAAAAATGCCCACACTCTCCGAGCGCCAAAACAATCGAAAACGCCTCAAACAGCAGTTGCTTAAAGAGATTTGGAACGAAGAGGAGAGCGATATGAGCAAGACCTATGATTTTACCCTGCATATTTCCGATGAAATCACCGCTCTTATGGAGAAGCGATTTATTTTGTTGAGTGATGTTGAAAAAGTGGTGGAACACTCGCTTACATGTAAAGAGCGATTTTACAATCCTGAAACGATGGATTTCCTCGCACGCCTTAGAGTTCAAAATGTGACATTTTGGGTGAAGTACGAAGAGAGTGGCAGTGACATCACGGTGAAAGATGTCTACAGCCATCGTATGGAAGTGGTGGAGGGCTGA
- a CDS encoding molybdopterin-dependent aldehyde oxidoreductase, whose protein sequence is MLKRTLIINGVKTTLVTDAEEKLSDVLRKQLGLTGTKVGCNSGECGTCTVIYNGKVVRSCILKMKKIVDNDEIITIEGVGTKDKLHPLQVSWMVHGAAQCGYCTPGFIVSAKGLLDQNTNPTREEVRDWFQKNKNLCRCTGYIPLVDAVMDAAKLMRGEITIKDIWKELPEGASLVGSEFIRPSALAKVMGTWDFGADLGLKLPSNTLHAKLVQAEVSHANILSIDTEEAKKVPGVVAVLTYKDVKGTNRINGLAFPTNKGDGLDRPILNDKKIFQYGDAIAIVLAENEKAAHAGVEKVKVELEVLPAYMNAPDAMADDAIEIHPGTPNVYFTNHISKGAETSSIMKDAPFVVEDSFYTQRQPHLPLEPDVGFAYVNDEGKLIVHSKSIALHFHALMIAEGVGMKAEDVFIVQNNTGATFGYKFSPTMEGLLGVATLATGRPVYLEFDMKQQITYTGKRSPFWTTMKMAADKNGKILALESDWSVDHGPYSEFGDLLTQRGFQFGGAGYMIPNIRGNGRTVCTNHGWGSAFRGYGSPEIMFPSEVLIDELAEKVGMDPFEFRYKNVYRPGDTTPTGCSPDVFCLEELFDKSRPVYALAKKTAAKKNANAAADKKYGVGVSVNIYGCGLDGPDSSEAWAELTKNGVAVGNSWEDHGQGADIGTLTFAHETLKPLHLKPEQIDLVLNDMTKTPNSGPAGGSRSNVVTGNATVVACRNLLEAMKKADGTYRTYDEMVAEGRELKYMGKWTAPCTDTPPTDGQGNPFAAYMYGVCIAEVEVDTKTGKTNVEKMTLASDVGTIINKLVVDGQMYGGLVQGIGLALTEDFDDLKKHTTLTGCGIPKIKDVPDALDLIYTQYQRPNSLLGASGAGEMPLAAPHAAIINAIYNACGARVTHLPARPEKVLAAMA, encoded by the coding sequence ATGTTAAAAAGAACTTTAATCATTAATGGCGTTAAAACCACTTTGGTGACAGACGCCGAAGAGAAACTATCCGATGTGCTGCGAAAACAGCTAGGACTCACAGGCACAAAAGTAGGCTGTAATAGTGGTGAATGCGGTACGTGTACCGTTATTTACAATGGCAAGGTCGTGAGATCGTGTATTTTGAAAATGAAAAAAATTGTAGACAATGATGAGATCATCACGATTGAAGGGGTGGGTACAAAAGATAAACTTCACCCACTTCAAGTTTCATGGATGGTGCATGGCGCGGCGCAATGCGGTTATTGTACGCCTGGTTTTATCGTCTCAGCTAAAGGTCTTTTAGATCAAAACACCAACCCAACACGCGAAGAAGTTCGTGATTGGTTCCAAAAAAACAAAAACCTCTGCCGTTGTACAGGCTATATTCCTTTAGTCGACGCGGTGATGGACGCTGCTAAATTAATGCGCGGTGAAATCACGATCAAAGATATTTGGAAAGAGCTTCCAGAGGGTGCCTCGTTGGTGGGTTCAGAGTTTATTCGTCCTTCCGCACTTGCGAAAGTCATGGGAACATGGGATTTTGGAGCCGATTTAGGTTTAAAACTACCATCCAATACTCTTCATGCCAAACTCGTTCAAGCCGAAGTTTCCCATGCCAATATTTTATCAATTGACACCGAAGAAGCTAAGAAAGTCCCGGGTGTTGTCGCCGTTCTTACCTATAAAGATGTCAAGGGAACCAACCGCATCAATGGTTTAGCGTTTCCTACCAATAAAGGCGATGGCTTAGATCGACCAATATTAAATGATAAAAAAATCTTCCAATACGGTGATGCCATTGCGATTGTTTTGGCTGAAAACGAAAAAGCCGCTCATGCGGGCGTTGAGAAAGTCAAAGTCGAGCTTGAAGTGTTACCTGCCTACATGAATGCACCGGACGCGATGGCAGATGATGCGATCGAAATTCACCCAGGAACGCCTAATGTGTACTTTACCAACCACATCAGCAAAGGAGCCGAAACCAGCTCTATCATGAAAGATGCACCTTTTGTGGTAGAAGATAGCTTCTATACACAACGACAACCTCACTTACCGCTTGAGCCGGATGTTGGTTTTGCGTATGTCAATGATGAGGGAAAATTGATCGTGCACTCAAAAAGTATCGCACTGCATTTTCATGCGTTGATGATTGCAGAGGGTGTGGGTATGAAAGCCGAAGACGTTTTTATCGTTCAAAACAACACGGGAGCTACGTTTGGTTATAAATTTAGCCCAACGATGGAAGGTTTACTTGGGGTTGCAACTCTTGCTACGGGAAGACCTGTGTACCTTGAATTTGATATGAAACAACAAATCACCTATACGGGTAAACGTTCACCTTTCTGGACAACGATGAAAATGGCGGCAGACAAAAATGGCAAAATCTTAGCGTTAGAGTCTGATTGGAGTGTTGATCATGGACCATATTCTGAATTTGGTGACTTATTGACACAACGTGGTTTCCAATTTGGAGGGGCTGGTTATATGATCCCTAACATTCGTGGCAATGGACGAACCGTCTGTACAAACCACGGTTGGGGTTCAGCATTCCGCGGATATGGTTCACCTGAGATCATGTTCCCATCCGAAGTGCTTATTGATGAGTTGGCTGAAAAAGTCGGCATGGACCCGTTTGAATTCAGATACAAAAATGTCTACAGACCAGGCGATACAACCCCAACAGGATGTTCTCCCGATGTCTTTTGTTTAGAAGAACTGTTTGATAAAAGCCGCCCAGTGTACGCGTTAGCGAAAAAGACAGCGGCGAAAAAGAATGCCAATGCGGCTGCTGATAAAAAATACGGCGTGGGCGTTTCGGTCAATATCTACGGGTGTGGCTTAGATGGCCCTGACTCTTCCGAAGCGTGGGCAGAGCTCACCAAAAACGGCGTTGCGGTCGGCAATTCATGGGAAGATCACGGACAAGGTGCGGATATTGGTACGCTTACCTTTGCGCATGAAACCTTAAAACCTCTGCATCTTAAACCAGAGCAAATTGATTTGGTGCTCAATGATATGACCAAAACACCGAACAGTGGTCCAGCAGGCGGAAGTCGCTCCAATGTCGTGACGGGTAATGCAACCGTTGTGGCATGCCGCAATCTCCTCGAAGCGATGAAAAAAGCAGATGGCACATACCGAACCTACGATGAGATGGTCGCCGAAGGGCGTGAGCTTAAATACATGGGTAAATGGACAGCTCCGTGCACCGATACACCTCCGACAGATGGTCAAGGCAACCCATTTGCGGCTTACATGTACGGTGTGTGTATCGCTGAAGTCGAGGTCGATACGAAAACAGGTAAAACCAATGTTGAGAAAATGACACTCGCTTCTGATGTCGGTACGATCATCAATAAACTCGTTGTCGATGGGCAAATGTATGGTGGTTTGGTTCAAGGTATCGGTTTAGCGCTTACTGAGGACTTTGATGATCTTAAAAAACATACAACCCTAACAGGATGCGGTATCCCAAAAATCAAAGATGTTCCTGATGCTTTGGATCTCATCTATACCCAATACCAACGACCAAACAGTTTACTTGGCGCTTCAGGTGCAGGTGAAATGCCTTTGGCTGCGCCTCATGCGGCGATTATCAACGCTATTTACAATGCGTGTGGTGCGAGAGTGACACACTTACCAGCACGCCCAGAAAAAGTTTTGGCTGCAATGGCTTAA
- a CDS encoding FIST N-terminal domain-containing protein, which yields MKTYNFCYETGSVHSIIDFSLFETEKNVLVQLFCGQGKAVLQEISDIILTQIPHAICIGTTTDGEIFGEAITTLRTVISISIFENTFIKTAYSNHEDSFQCGVNIASDLVSSNTKLLILFSDGTRMNAEEFLKGVESYDATIPICGGMAGDNGKFEQTYISSQKTLLGEGVVGISLNSDALHVATDYKFDWKPIGLKHTITKVTENRVYLIDGMKAAEFYDKYLGGNFSQTEFPLILEKYGVTMARAVIAKHNDGSLSYSGNFSEGDKVRIGFGDAESLMKDPIDVLENLHTINAETYYVFSCMARRRFMPFLIKLGIGSFSKTAATSGFFTYSEFYHQNGHNKLLNQTLTVVALSESSTNVSMPNTSNKEEVKKNTPYSKSIESLTHLIEQSARDYDEQSKRLEKQRRYSTLLASHKQFLRYTVHEMNTPLSVIMNNIELHEMEFGKSTYLENIEVAAKSIFSMYDDLSYLVKKDQINYVKRPIDLIDYIRSRIDFFAQVADKAKSMLIFQTDCEDAMIFFNETKLQRIIDNNLTNAIKYTFENEKIVISIYKDADSCHFCIASHSRKIQKPEKIFEEFYREEEAQDGFGLGLNLVKRICKEENVKITLHSDEAITSFSYQFKIEDA from the coding sequence ATGAAGACATACAATTTTTGTTATGAAACAGGTTCGGTGCACAGCATCATTGATTTTTCGCTCTTTGAAACGGAAAAAAATGTTTTAGTCCAACTCTTTTGTGGGCAAGGTAAAGCGGTATTGCAAGAGATCAGCGACATTATCCTCACCCAAATTCCCCATGCCATTTGTATCGGAACGACCACCGATGGAGAGATCTTTGGTGAGGCGATCACGACACTTAGAACCGTCATCTCCATTAGTATTTTTGAAAATACTTTCATTAAAACGGCCTACAGCAACCATGAAGACTCTTTTCAATGCGGTGTGAACATTGCCTCTGATTTGGTGAGCTCCAACACAAAACTCCTCATTCTTTTCTCCGATGGCACACGTATGAATGCCGAAGAGTTTTTAAAAGGAGTGGAATCGTATGATGCGACCATACCCATTTGCGGTGGCATGGCAGGTGATAATGGGAAGTTTGAGCAAACCTATATTTCATCCCAAAAGACCCTTTTAGGCGAAGGTGTGGTCGGGATTTCATTAAATTCTGATGCTTTACATGTAGCGACCGATTATAAGTTTGATTGGAAACCTATCGGGCTTAAGCATACCATTACGAAAGTAACAGAAAATAGAGTTTACCTGATCGATGGCATGAAAGCGGCTGAGTTTTACGATAAATACCTCGGCGGTAACTTCTCACAAACAGAATTTCCCCTCATTCTCGAAAAGTATGGCGTCACCATGGCAAGAGCCGTCATCGCCAAACATAACGATGGAAGTCTGAGTTACAGTGGCAATTTTAGCGAAGGTGACAAAGTCCGCATCGGCTTTGGCGACGCTGAGTCGTTGATGAAAGATCCCATAGACGTTTTAGAAAACTTGCACACGATCAACGCAGAAACGTATTATGTCTTCTCCTGTATGGCACGAAGACGGTTTATGCCGTTTTTAATTAAACTGGGCATTGGCTCGTTTTCAAAAACAGCGGCAACCTCAGGGTTTTTTACCTACTCAGAGTTTTACCACCAAAACGGCCACAACAAGCTGCTCAACCAAACACTCACCGTCGTTGCCCTCAGCGAATCATCCACCAACGTTTCCATGCCAAACACCTCGAACAAAGAGGAGGTCAAAAAAAATACCCCCTACTCCAAATCCATTGAATCCTTGACCCATTTGATTGAGCAGAGTGCGCGCGATTACGACGAGCAGTCCAAACGCTTGGAGAAACAGAGGCGCTACTCCACACTTTTAGCATCCCACAAACAGTTTTTGCGCTACACTGTTCATGAGATGAACACGCCACTGAGTGTCATCATGAACAATATCGAACTGCATGAGATGGAGTTTGGGAAAAGTACTTACTTGGAAAATATTGAAGTTGCGGCGAAAAGCATCTTTTCAATGTACGATGATTTGAGTTATTTGGTGAAAAAAGACCAAATCAACTATGTGAAGCGTCCCATTGATTTGATCGATTATATTCGTAGTCGCATCGACTTTTTTGCGCAAGTTGCCGATAAAGCAAAATCCATGCTTATCTTTCAAACCGATTGTGAGGACGCCATGATCTTCTTTAATGAAACCAAATTACAACGTATCATCGACAACAATCTCACCAATGCGATCAAATACACCTTTGAAAATGAAAAAATTGTCATCTCTATCTACAAAGATGCGGACAGCTGTCATTTTTGCATCGCGTCGCATTCGCGAAAAATTCAAAAACCCGAGAAAATCTTTGAAGAATTCTACCGTGAAGAAGAGGCACAAGACGGCTTTGGGCTCGGACTCAATCTCGTTAAAAGAATCTGTAAGGAAGAAAACGTGAAAATTACACTGCACTCCGATGAAGCCATCACATCCTTTTCATACCAATTTAAAATCGAGGACGCATGA
- a CDS encoding response regulator transcription factor, with protein sequence MKILLLEDDILLNESITKYLTTIGHAMTSVRDGNACLSILEKERFDLLVFDINVPNMDGLSILETLHAQKKVMPVIFISALIDIEDISRAFELGCFDYLKKPFHLKELNIRIDRISKTLKKERHHKRLSASYSFDCDAMTLYFHEEPQVLSKRQLQIIQFLTHNRGFVCSYDMFREDVWNDFDMDVDDATIRTEINRLKNHLKEDFITNIRGIGYMVKTPSM encoded by the coding sequence ATGAAAATTTTACTCCTAGAAGATGACATTCTCCTGAACGAATCAATTACAAAATACCTCACTACCATCGGTCATGCCATGACATCGGTGCGAGATGGCAATGCCTGTTTAAGCATCTTGGAAAAAGAGCGGTTTGACCTGCTTGTTTTTGATATTAACGTACCCAACATGGATGGACTTAGCATTTTAGAGACCTTGCATGCGCAAAAAAAAGTCATGCCCGTCATTTTTATATCAGCACTCATCGACATTGAAGACATCTCACGAGCGTTTGAGCTGGGCTGTTTTGATTATCTGAAAAAACCGTTTCATCTCAAAGAGCTCAATATCCGAATCGACCGCATTTCAAAAACCTTAAAAAAAGAGAGGCATCACAAAAGACTCTCAGCCTCTTACAGTTTTGATTGTGATGCGATGACGCTCTATTTTCATGAAGAGCCCCAAGTTTTATCCAAACGGCAACTGCAAATCATCCAATTTCTCACCCATAACCGAGGATTTGTCTGTAGCTACGACATGTTTCGAGAAGACGTATGGAATGATTTTGATATGGACGTCGATGACGCCACCATACGAACAGAGATCAACCGTTTAAAAAATCATTTGAAAGAAGATTTTATCACCAATATTAGAGGGATCGGGTATATGGTAAAAACCCCTTCGATGTAG
- a CDS encoding cytochrome b, with the protein MTRYTSRSVILHWLSGGLLIFLLMTGTFVLSNMPNTVEKLGSLKIHMILGILTTLISVMRIWMISRAPKPEALSMSPFRATMMKANHIAIYGVIIAIGVSGFVLAQSASLGQMIFFGLEKELYSSFKDFGVGIVHGFLTKVLLFLIVMHVAGVVSYAIKSKNNIIKRMWF; encoded by the coding sequence ATGACACGCTACACATCACGCTCTGTTATCCTCCACTGGCTTAGTGGGGGATTGCTTATTTTTCTTTTGATGACAGGAACATTTGTTTTATCGAACATGCCCAATACGGTTGAAAAGTTGGGTTCTTTAAAAATCCACATGATTTTAGGCATCCTCACAACATTGATAAGCGTGATGCGTATTTGGATGATTTCAAGAGCTCCAAAGCCCGAAGCCCTTTCTATGAGCCCTTTTAGAGCTACGATGATGAAAGCCAATCATATCGCCATCTATGGTGTCATTATTGCGATTGGTGTCAGTGGATTTGTGCTTGCACAAAGTGCTTCTTTAGGGCAGATGATTTTCTTCGGATTAGAAAAAGAGCTTTACAGTAGTTTTAAAGATTTTGGCGTGGGCATTGTCCATGGTTTTTTAACCAAAGTGCTTCTCTTCTTAATCGTCATGCACGTTGCAGGTGTGGTCTCGTATGCCATTAAAAGTAAGAACAATATTATCAAACGCATGTGGTTTTAA
- a CDS encoding ATP-binding protein, with protein sequence MWSNIKTSLIAQIRLLFVISLVVILGLWGFFYIRQKHLQDEHNMARYFSIASSLQPVLIQSFSISDEDLKAYNVKIFTQKPPSEAKMLYHKGDELKGFSLFSYQGKKVLYVYNPIGTIYLEDLEEDYALILIHSIFAILLGLQTILFMVSKKMLTPLMDVELHFKRMEGGDYSEVAMTSQYKEINQISHSYNKAIRHIGYLLETREMFNKIFMHEMKTPLAKGMFYLKNEPSVKTHEQIHTVFEAINAQLNTFKTLEELIGKNEAILPHPHALNSLLEEVLQTLHVKDADAIQTKGCERYTLYGDKELWLVCLKNILDNALQYSKNHKVSLTCKENKLHISNVGEPLPIDISQNLHSWKLDKTQRHKSSTGYGFGLFIIQKTVHLNGYTIDYSYENAHVTLIISPK encoded by the coding sequence TTGTGGAGTAATATCAAAACCTCATTAATCGCACAAATCAGGCTTTTATTTGTGATTTCTCTTGTGGTGATTCTTGGACTGTGGGGATTTTTTTATATTCGCCAAAAACACCTGCAAGATGAGCACAATATGGCGCGTTATTTTAGTATCGCAAGCTCATTACAACCCGTGTTGATTCAATCGTTTAGCATTAGTGATGAGGATTTGAAAGCGTATAACGTTAAAATTTTTACCCAAAAGCCCCCTAGCGAAGCAAAAATGCTTTATCACAAAGGAGATGAGCTTAAAGGCTTCAGCCTCTTTTCGTATCAAGGAAAAAAGGTGTTGTATGTGTACAATCCCATAGGCACTATCTATTTAGAAGATTTAGAAGAGGACTATGCGCTCATTTTGATTCACTCCATTTTTGCTATCTTGTTGGGGCTTCAAACGATTTTATTTATGGTCTCAAAAAAAATGCTCACACCGCTTATGGATGTGGAGCTACACTTTAAAAGAATGGAAGGTGGGGATTATTCTGAAGTGGCAATGACCTCACAGTATAAAGAAATCAATCAAATTTCCCACTCCTACAACAAAGCCATTCGTCATATTGGCTACCTTTTAGAAACGCGCGAGATGTTTAATAAAATATTTATGCATGAGATGAAAACACCTTTGGCAAAAGGAATGTTTTACCTTAAAAATGAGCCCTCAGTGAAAACGCATGAACAGATTCATACGGTATTTGAGGCGATTAACGCTCAGCTCAATACATTTAAGACCTTAGAAGAGCTTATTGGTAAAAATGAAGCAATTCTGCCACACCCTCATGCGCTAAACTCCCTTTTAGAAGAAGTTTTGCAAACCTTACATGTAAAGGATGCGGACGCTATACAAACAAAGGGATGTGAAAGGTATACGCTTTACGGGGATAAAGAGTTGTGGTTGGTTTGTTTGAAAAACATACTCGACAATGCCTTGCAGTATTCAAAAAACCATAAAGTATCTCTTACATGTAAGGAAAATAAACTCCACATTTCCAATGTAGGAGAACCGCTTCCTATTGATATTTCTCAGAACTTACACAGTTGGAAATTGGATAAAACGCAAAGACATAAGAGCTCAACGGGGTATGGATTTGGTCTTTTTATCATTCAAAAAACCGTCCATCTTAACGGCTATACGATAGACTATAGCTATGAGAATGCTCACGTTACGCTAATCATTTCTCCAAAATAA
- a CDS encoding response regulator transcription factor yields MQKILLIEDDEEFASLIQAFLEQRSLHVDICDDPFKAVVTPLEPYSLVLLDLGLPGMDGLEVCRELRKKSQIPIIISSARNSTSDKVMGLQIGADDYLPKPYDPDELYARISSLLRRVNAFLDEKPSRAFVIDAKAHDVLFLENPLFLTEAEFEVASQLVKHNGNVVSKEQLLYDSPAISSMDGKSLEMIISKIRGKIKPYSLKEHIIALRGRGYRLVE; encoded by the coding sequence ATGCAAAAGATTTTATTGATTGAAGATGATGAAGAATTTGCCTCTTTGATTCAAGCATTTTTGGAGCAAAGAAGCTTACACGTAGATATCTGTGATGACCCTTTTAAAGCCGTTGTTACACCCCTTGAACCATACAGCTTAGTGCTTTTGGATTTGGGACTTCCGGGGATGGATGGGCTTGAAGTGTGTCGTGAACTGCGAAAAAAAAGTCAGATTCCTATTATTATCTCCTCCGCTCGCAACAGTACCAGCGATAAAGTCATGGGATTACAAATTGGTGCAGATGATTACCTGCCTAAGCCGTATGATCCTGATGAGTTGTATGCACGCATCAGCAGTTTGCTTCGAAGGGTTAATGCTTTTTTAGATGAAAAGCCTAGCAGGGCGTTTGTCATTGATGCCAAAGCCCATGATGTTCTTTTTCTAGAAAATCCTCTTTTCCTCACCGAAGCTGAATTTGAAGTTGCCTCACAGCTTGTCAAACACAATGGCAATGTGGTCTCCAAAGAGCAACTCCTCTACGATTCGCCTGCCATTTCATCAATGGATGGAAAAAGTTTAGAGATGATTATCAGCAAAATTCGAGGAAAAATCAAACCCTATTCTCTCAAAGAACATATTATCGCCCTTCGTGGTCGAGGGTACCGCCTTGTGGAGTAA
- a CDS encoding metal/formaldehyde-sensitive transcriptional repressor: MSHTIANKEKLLLRVKKIKGQLSSLEKALEDEKECFKILQQISAARGAIHSLMSEVLDGHIKEHLGNHVSEDDREKEILNLASLLKTYLR; encoded by the coding sequence ATGTCTCATACGATTGCCAATAAAGAGAAGCTGCTTTTACGGGTCAAAAAAATCAAAGGTCAATTGAGCAGTCTTGAAAAAGCTTTGGAAGACGAAAAAGAGTGTTTTAAAATTTTACAACAAATCAGCGCGGCACGCGGTGCTATACACTCGTTAATGAGCGAGGTACTGGACGGGCATATCAAAGAGCATCTGGGAAATCACGTCAGCGAAGACGATAGAGAAAAAGAGATACTTAACCTTGCGAGTCTTTTAAAAACGTATTTGAGGTAA